The following proteins come from a genomic window of Pseudomonas sp. WJP1:
- a CDS encoding ABC transporter permease, which yields MSTLAVSQTSSGGSALRRFSNLLYRRPNLYLSMLLVPPLLWFGAIYLGSLLTLLWQGFYTFDDFTMAVTPDLTLANFAALFQPSNFDIILRTLSMAIVVSIASAIVAFPIAYYMARYTTGKTKAFFYIAVMMPMWASYIVKAYAWTLLLAKGGVAQWFVQNLGLEPLLQFVLGIPGVGGSTLSTSHLGRFMVFVYIWLPFMILPIQASLERLPPSLLQASADLGAKPRQTFMQVILPLSIPGIAAGSIFTFSLTLGDFIVPQLVGPPGYFVGSMVYAQQGAIGNMPMAAAFTLVPIVLIAIYLSIVKRLGAFDAL from the coding sequence ATGAGCACCCTGGCTGTTTCCCAAACCTCGTCGGGCGGCTCGGCGTTGCGCAGGTTTTCCAACCTGCTGTATCGCCGGCCGAACCTGTACCTGTCGATGCTGCTGGTACCGCCGCTGCTTTGGTTCGGCGCGATCTACCTGGGCTCGTTGCTGACGTTGCTGTGGCAGGGCTTCTACACCTTCGACGACTTCACCATGGCGGTCACTCCTGACCTGACCCTGGCGAACTTCGCCGCGTTGTTCCAGCCATCGAACTTCGACATCATCCTGCGCACCCTGAGCATGGCCATCGTGGTGTCCATCGCCAGCGCCATCGTCGCGTTCCCGATTGCTTACTACATGGCGCGTTACACCACGGGTAAAACCAAGGCATTTTTCTACATCGCGGTGATGATGCCGATGTGGGCCAGCTACATCGTCAAGGCCTATGCCTGGACCCTGCTGCTGGCAAAGGGCGGCGTGGCGCAGTGGTTCGTGCAGAACCTGGGGCTGGAACCCTTGTTGCAGTTCGTACTGGGCATTCCGGGAGTCGGCGGCAGTACCTTGTCGACCTCACACCTGGGGCGTTTCATGGTGTTCGTCTACATCTGGCTGCCCTTCATGATCCTGCCGATCCAGGCGTCGCTGGAGCGCCTGCCGCCGTCGCTGCTGCAAGCCTCCGCCGACCTCGGCGCCAAGCCACGCCAGACCTTCATGCAGGTGATTTTGCCGCTGTCGATTCCGGGGATTGCCGCAGGCTCCATCTTCACGTTTTCGCTGACCCTGGGCGATTTCATCGTGCCGCAACTGGTCGGCCCACCGGGCTACTTCGTCGGCAGCATGGTGTATGCCCAGCAAGGTGCGATCGGCAACATGCCGATGGCCGCCGCCTTCACCCTGGTGCCGATCGTGTTGATCGCCATTTATTTGTCCATCGTCAAACGACTGGGGGCCTTCGATGCACTCTGA
- a CDS encoding ABC transporter permease translates to MHSEKASLGLRIAAWGGLVFLHFPILIIFLYAFNTEDAAFSFPPKGFTLKWIGVAFSRPDVLEAIKLSLQIAAIATAIAMVLGTLASAALYRRDFFGKQGISLMLILPIALPGIITGIALLATFKTLGIEPGMFTIIVGHATFCVVIVYNNVIARLRRTSHSLIEASMDLGADGWQTFRYIILPNLGSALLAGGMLAFALSFDEIIVTTFTAGHERTLPLWLLNQLSRPRDVPVTNVVAMLVMIVTMLPILGAYYLTRGGESVAGSGGK, encoded by the coding sequence ATGCACTCTGAAAAGGCTTCATTAGGCCTGCGCATAGCAGCCTGGGGCGGGCTGGTGTTCCTGCACTTCCCGATCCTGATCATCTTCCTGTACGCCTTCAACACCGAAGACGCAGCCTTCAGCTTCCCGCCCAAGGGCTTCACCCTGAAGTGGATCGGCGTGGCGTTCTCGCGCCCCGACGTGCTGGAAGCGATCAAGTTGTCGCTGCAGATCGCAGCCATTGCCACGGCGATTGCCATGGTGCTTGGCACACTGGCGTCGGCGGCGTTGTACCGACGGGATTTCTTCGGCAAGCAAGGCATCTCGCTGATGCTGATCCTGCCGATCGCCCTGCCGGGGATCATCACCGGCATCGCGCTGCTGGCGACCTTCAAGACACTGGGCATCGAGCCGGGGATGTTCACCATCATCGTCGGCCACGCGACCTTCTGCGTGGTGATCGTCTACAACAACGTCATCGCCCGCTTGCGTCGTACCTCCCATAGCTTGATCGAAGCCTCGATGGACCTCGGCGCCGATGGCTGGCAGACCTTCCGCTACATCATCCTGCCGAACCTCGGCTCGGCGTTGCTGGCCGGCGGCATGTTGGCGTTCGCGCTGTCATTCGACGAGATCATCGTTACCACCTTCACCGCCGGCCACGAACGCACCCTGCCGCTGTGGCTGCTCAACCAGCTCAGCCGCCCACGGGATGTGCCGGTGACCAACGTCGTGGCGATGCTGGTGATGATCGTGACGATGCTGCCGATCCTTGGCGCCTATTACCTGACGCGGGGTGGTGAGAGCGTTGCCGGTAGCGGCGGGAAATAA